One Gemmatimonadales bacterium genomic window, ACGTGGACGGCGTGTACGAGCACGATCCCGCCGGCGGCCGCAAGCCGAGACGCTACGACGTGATTTCCTGGGACGACGCCCTCAAGCTCGGCTCCCGGGTCGTCCAGCCCAAGGCGCTGCACTTCGCGCGGCGCGAGCGAGTCGAGTTCGACGTCGGTGCCGTCGGCTCGCCCCGCGGCACGCGGGTCGGCCCGGGCCCGACGGTGTGGGCGGGCGCGCGCGGCGCGAAGCGCGTGGCGGCGAAGCAGCGGCCGGTGAAGCCGGGCCGGGGGAAGACGCGGGAGGTCGACGTCGGCGCGCTCACCCGCTCGCTGGTGGACATCCCGTCCGTGAGCGGTGACGAGGGCGAGATCGCCGCGTACGTGGCGTCGTACCTCGAGCGCCTCGGCTACCGGGTCGAGCTGCAGGAGGCGGCGCCCGGCCGGTCGAACGTCATCGCCAAGGACGGCGCTGCGTCGCGGGTCGTCTTCGCCTCGCACCTCGACACCGTTCCGCCGTTCGTCACGTCCTCCGAGGACGCCGACTTTTTGTACGGTCGCGGCGCATGCGACGCGAAGGGGATCGTGGCGGCACAGATCGCGGCCGCCCAGCGGCTGCGGGCCGACGGTCAGCGGGGCATCGGGCTGCTGTACGTGGTGGACGAAGAAGCGGGAAGCCTCGGCGCCAAGGTCGCCAACGGCCACGCCGCGGCGGAGGGCGTGCGTTACGTGGTCCTCGGCGAGCCGACCGACAACCGGCTGGCGAGGGGGTGCATGGGCTCGCTCCGGCTCTCGCTGGCGACCGCGGGGATCGCGGCGCACTCGGCGTACCCCGAGCGCGGCAGCTCGGCGATCCTCGCGTTGCTCGACGTGCTGGCGGACGTTCGCGGGGTCGAGTGGCCCACCGACCCGTTCTTCGGCGTCACGACCTGCAACATCGGTACGATCGCGGGCGGGACCCGCGCGAACGTGGTTCCGGCGGAGGCGCGGGCGGAGCTGCATTTCCGCGTGGCCGTGCCCTCCGAACAGGTGCGGCGGAAGCTGGAGCAGGTGGTGAAAGGTCGCGCCTCGCTCGAGGTGCACACCGTCACCGAGCCCATCCGCCTCACGGAGCTGCCGGACTTCGAGACGTGCGTGGTGCGCTACACCACCGACGCGCCGCATCTGTCGCGGTGGGGGGCGGCCCTGGTTTTCGGCCCCGGCTCGATCCTCGAGGCGCACACCGACCACGAGAAGCTGCCCAAGGCGGAGCTGTACGAGGCCGTGGACGCCCTCGCCCGGCTCGGAAGCAGGCTGCTCGCGAAGAACGGCGGAGGCGGGAAATGAGGCTGGCGCTGTTCGGACTCGGCGGCATGGGCGGCCTGGTGGAGCGGCGGGCGCGCGAGGCGGGGCACGAGATCGCGGCCACCTTCACCGACCGGGACGCCGGGCGCGGCTGGAAGGAGATCGCGGCGGTGCTCCGCGGCAGCGACGCGGCCGTGGATTTCTCGGCGGCGGCCGCGGTGCCGGATCACGTGCGCGCGTGCGTCGAGGCGGGCGTGCCGCTGGTCGAGGGGACGACGGGCTGGCAGGCGCAGCTGGCCGAGGTGCGCGGCGTCGTGGAGCGCGGCCAGGGCGCGCTGGTCTACGGCGCCAACTTCTCGATCGGCGTGAACCTGTTCTACCGCGTCGTCGCGGCGGCGGCGGCGGAGTACGCCCGCGATCCCGCGTACGCGCCGTTCCTGGAAGAGGCGCACCACGCGCGCAAGCAGGATGCGCCGTCGGGGACGGCACTCAAGCTCCGCGACCTGGTGGCGCGCGCCTACGGCGGCCGGGACCTCGCGGTCGCCAGCACTCGCGCCGGGCACATCCCGGGCACGCACCGGGTCGGATTCGACGGCCCGGCGGACCAGGTCACGCTCACCCACGAGGCGCGCTCGCGGGAGGGGTTCGCCGCGGGCGCGCTGCTCGCCGCCCGGTGGATCGCTCTGTCCGGGCGCCGCGGCGTCTTCGAGTTCGCCGAGGTTCTCGATGCGATCCTCGACGCGGGGAAGGAGAAGGGACGATGACGACCACGCTGGACTGGATGCGGGGATGCGCGACGGCCCTGGTGACGCCCTTCAAGGCGGACGGCGCGGTGGACCTGCCGCGCATGCGCTCGCTGGTGGAGCGTCAGATCGCGGGCGGCGTGAAGCTCCTGGTGCCATGCGGCACCACCGGCGAGCGGGCCACAATGAGCGACGAGGAAGGCCGCCAGGTCGTGGCCGCCACGATCGAGGTGGCCCGGGGCCGGGCGCGCGTCGTGGCCGGGGCGGGCAGCAACAACACGGCCCACGCCATCGAGCAGGCCCGCGAGGCTGCGGCCCTCGGCGCCGACGGCGTCCTGATCGTGGCGCCCTACTACAACAAGCCCACGCAGGAGGGCCTGCTCGCGCACTTCGGCGCCGTGGCGAAGGCGGTCGCGCCCCTGCCGGTGATGATGTACAACGTGCCCGGACGCACCGCGTCGAACATCCAGGCCGCCACGGCGCTCAAGCTCGCCCGCGAGGTGCCGAACATCGTCGCGATCAAGGAGGCGTCCGGGGACTTCGCGCAGATCATGGCCATCCTCCGCGAGCGGCCGGCCGGCTTCCGCGTTCTCTCGGGCGACGACGCCGTGACCCTGCCGCTGATGGCCCTGGGCGCCGACGGCATCGTCTCGGTGGCCTCCAACGAGGCGCCCGACCTGATGTCCCGCCTGGCCGACCTCGCGCTGGCCGGCAAGTGGGACGAGGCGCGCGCGCTGCACTACCGGCTGCTGCCCCTGATGGAAGTGAACTTCGTCGAGTCCAGCCCCGGCCCCGTGAAGGCGGCGATGACCATGATGGGCCTGCTCGAGGAGCACTTCCGCCTGCCCCTGGTCCCGATCAAGGAGGCGAGCCGGACCCGGGTGCGCGAGGTGCTGAGCACGCTGTCGCTCCTCGGCCAGAGGTCGCATGCCGCTGCGTGAGCTGGTCGAAGCCCTGGTGGCGAAGCGGCCGGCGACCTTCGACTGGTCCGATCGCTCGCTGTTCGACGAATTCCGGGCCGCCCTGGGACGCGGCGAGATTCGGGCGGCGGAGCCCGTGGACGGCGGCTGGCGCGTCAATCTCTGGGTGAAGGAGGCCATCCTGCTCGGCTTCCGGATGGGCACGCTGGTCGAGATGTCCGACGGCCCCACCCTGCGCTTCTTCGACAAGGACACCTACCCGGTCAAGCCGCTGGTGGTGCGCGACGCCGTCCGCGTCGTGCCGGGCGGATCGGCCGTCCGGGACGGGGCGTACGTGGCGCCGGGCGTGGTGTGCATGCCGCCGATGTACGTCAACGTCGGCGCGTACGTGGACGAGGGAACGATGATCGACAGCCACGCGCTGGTGGGCTCGTGCGCGCAGATCGGGAAGCGCGTGCACCTCTCGGCCGCGGCCCAGATCGGCGGCGTGCTCGAGCCGGCAGGCGCGCTGCCGGTGATCATCGAGGACGACGTGCTGGTGGGCGGCGGATGCGGCGTCTACGAGGGGACCATCGTGCACCGGGGCGCCGTGCTGGCCGCGGGGACGATTCTCACCGGGTCCACGCCCGTCTACGATCTGGTGCACCGGACCGTCTACCGCCGCAGCGGCCAGGCGCCGCTCGAGATCCCGGCCGACGCCGTCGTGGTGCCCGGCACGCGTCCGGCGGCGGGCGAAGGGGCGGCGGCCATGGGCGTGGCGCTCTACGCCCCGATCATCGTCAAGTACCGCGACCAGAAGACGTCGGCGGCCACGGCCCTGGAGGAGGCGCTGCGGTGACTATTCGCGTGGGCGTGCTCGGCGCGACCGGCGCCGTCGGCCAGCGGTTCGTGCAGCTGCTCGACGGTCATCCGTGGTTCGACCTCGTCGCCGTCGCCGCCTCGGAGCGCTCCGCGGGGAAGTGCTACGGCGAGGCGTGCAGCTGGAAGCTCGACGTCCCGATGCCCGACGCGGCGCGCGACCTCGTCGTCGAGCCGGTGGAGCCCCGGCTCGAGTGCGACGTCGTCTTCTCGGCCCTCGACGCCGCCGTCGCCGGTCCCGTCGAGGAGGCGTTCGCCGCCGCCGGCTACGCCGTGCTGAGCAACGCCCGCAGTCACCGCATGGCGGACGACGTCCCGCTGCTCGTGCCGGAGGTGAACCCCGGCCATACGGCGCTCATTCCGGTCCAGAGGAAGCGGCGCGGCTGGCGAGGCTTCATCGCCACCAACCCCAACTGCGCGACCGCCACGCTGGTGCTCGCGCTGGCGCCGCTGGAACGGCGCTTCGGCCTCAAGGCCGTCGCCGTCACGACGCTCCAGGCCATTTCGGGCGCCGGATACCCGGGGCTGCCCTCGCTGGACATCGTGGGGAACGTCATACCGTTCATCCAGGGCGAGGAGGAGAAGATCGAGCGGGAGACCCGGAAGATCCTCGGCACCATGAGCGGCGAGCGGGTAGCCCCGCATCCGGTCATCGTCAGCGCCACGACGACGCGCGTGCCGGTCGTGGACGGCCACACCGCTTCGGTGTTCGCGACCCTCGGCGCCGATCCGGGCCTCGACGCGGTGCGCGAGGCGCTCCGCGCCTTCCAGAGCGTGCCCCAGGAACGTCACCTGCCGAGCGCGCCGGCTCACCCGACGCTGCTCGTGGACGAGGATGACCGCCCGCAGCCCCGCCTCGACGTCAACCGGGAGCGTGGGATGGCCTCCGTCGTGGGACGGGTGCGCCGCTGCAACCTCCTCGGATACAAGTTCATCGTCCTCGGGCACAACACCATCCGCGGCGCCGCCGGCGCCTCGCTTCTCAACGCCGAGCTGCTCCAGTCCGAGGGCCTGCTGTCCCGGTAGCCGGCGCGAGTCCAGCCGCGCCGCCGCCTACGCGCGGAGCGGCACCGACTCCAGTCCGCGCGGAGTTGTCTTTTCATAAGTAATGTTGATGTCTATCGCACATAGCATAACTTGTGTGCATGCAAGGCGCGTCGGGTCTCTCCCTTCAGCGGTATCGGTTGCTCGTCGCGCTGGCGGACGAGGGAAGCGTCACGGCCGCGGCGCGGGCCGTCGGGATCAGCCAGCCCGCCTTCTCCCAGCATCTCCGGCTCATCGAGCAGCACTACGGCTTGCCTCTGCTGATGCGGGCGGGACGGCGGGTCGTGCTGACCCACGCGGCCCGGGAAGTCGTGGACTACGCGCGCCGCATCGTGCGGCTCGCCGAGGAATCCGAGCGCGCCGCGCGCGAGTTGGTCGAGCTGGAGGCCGGGCGGCTCGTCGTCGGCGCGACGGCCACGGTCGGGACGTACCTCGTCCCCGGGGCTCTGGCGGAGTTCCGGCGCCGGTTCCCCGGCATCGCCGTCCAGCTCCGGCTGGGGGCCGCCGCGGAGGTGGAGCGGTGGGTGTTGCGCGGGGACGTGGACTTGGGCGTCCTGGGGCAGGGCTCCGGGCCCGCCGAGGGGAGGCTGACACCGTTTCGGCGAGACGAGCTGGTGGCGGTGGCGGCGCCCGGACATCCGCTGGCGACGGTGGCGCGGCTGGGCGGCGCGGCGCTGGCGGCGCACGCGCTCATCGTGCGGGAACCGGCATCGGGGACGCGCCGGACGCTGGAGCGGGCCCTCGCCCAGGCCGGGCTGACGCTTCGGGTGCTGTTCGAGCTGCCGAGCACCGAAGCGATCCTCCGGTCGGTGGCGGCGGGCCTCGGGGCGTCGGTGGTGTCGGGGCTGGCCGTGGGGGAGCGGCCGCTGGGCCTCGGGCTGCGGGTGCGGCGGGTCGCCGGTC contains:
- a CDS encoding M20/M25/M40 family metallo-hydrolase, which translates into the protein MAKQPLTVLKFGGSVLGTARDYAAAVADVRRHLQRGERVLAVVSALKGATDSLLADARHFGPAPEPAATASLLATGEAASAARLALALNAAGVEAAILDPSAIGLTTRGPLLDADPVAVDDEALRRALERSGAAVVPGFFGRDTSGGYALFGRGGTDLTALFLAHRLGARLCRLLKNVDGVYEHDPAGGRKPRRYDVISWDDALKLGSRVVQPKALHFARRERVEFDVGAVGSPRGTRVGPGPTVWAGARGAKRVAAKQRPVKPGRGKTREVDVGALTRSLVDIPSVSGDEGEIAAYVASYLERLGYRVELQEAAPGRSNVIAKDGAASRVVFASHLDTVPPFVTSSEDADFLYGRGACDAKGIVAAQIAAAQRLRADGQRGIGLLYVVDEEAGSLGAKVANGHAAAEGVRYVVLGEPTDNRLARGCMGSLRLSLATAGIAAHSAYPERGSSAILALLDVLADVRGVEWPTDPFFGVTTCNIGTIAGGTRANVVPAEARAELHFRVAVPSEQVRRKLEQVVKGRASLEVHTVTEPIRLTELPDFETCVVRYTTDAPHLSRWGAALVFGPGSILEAHTDHEKLPKAELYEAVDALARLGSRLLAKNGGGGK
- a CDS encoding dihydrodipicolinate reductase C-terminal domain-containing protein, which produces MRLALFGLGGMGGLVERRAREAGHEIAATFTDRDAGRGWKEIAAVLRGSDAAVDFSAAAAVPDHVRACVEAGVPLVEGTTGWQAQLAEVRGVVERGQGALVYGANFSIGVNLFYRVVAAAAAEYARDPAYAPFLEEAHHARKQDAPSGTALKLRDLVARAYGGRDLAVASTRAGHIPGTHRVGFDGPADQVTLTHEARSREGFAAGALLAARWIALSGRRGVFEFAEVLDAILDAGKEKGR
- the dapA gene encoding 4-hydroxy-tetrahydrodipicolinate synthase, encoding MTTTLDWMRGCATALVTPFKADGAVDLPRMRSLVERQIAGGVKLLVPCGTTGERATMSDEEGRQVVAATIEVARGRARVVAGAGSNNTAHAIEQAREAAALGADGVLIVAPYYNKPTQEGLLAHFGAVAKAVAPLPVMMYNVPGRTASNIQAATALKLAREVPNIVAIKEASGDFAQIMAILRERPAGFRVLSGDDAVTLPLMALGADGIVSVASNEAPDLMSRLADLALAGKWDEARALHYRLLPLMEVNFVESSPGPVKAAMTMMGLLEEHFRLPLVPIKEASRTRVREVLSTLSLLGQRSHAAA
- a CDS encoding 2,3,4,5-tetrahydropyridine-2,6-dicarboxylate N-succinyltransferase, giving the protein MPLRELVEALVAKRPATFDWSDRSLFDEFRAALGRGEIRAAEPVDGGWRVNLWVKEAILLGFRMGTLVEMSDGPTLRFFDKDTYPVKPLVVRDAVRVVPGGSAVRDGAYVAPGVVCMPPMYVNVGAYVDEGTMIDSHALVGSCAQIGKRVHLSAAAQIGGVLEPAGALPVIIEDDVLVGGGCGVYEGTIVHRGAVLAAGTILTGSTPVYDLVHRTVYRRSGQAPLEIPADAVVVPGTRPAAGEGAAAMGVALYAPIIVKYRDQKTSAATALEEALR
- the asd gene encoding aspartate-semialdehyde dehydrogenase → MTIRVGVLGATGAVGQRFVQLLDGHPWFDLVAVAASERSAGKCYGEACSWKLDVPMPDAARDLVVEPVEPRLECDVVFSALDAAVAGPVEEAFAAAGYAVLSNARSHRMADDVPLLVPEVNPGHTALIPVQRKRRGWRGFIATNPNCATATLVLALAPLERRFGLKAVAVTTLQAISGAGYPGLPSLDIVGNVIPFIQGEEEKIERETRKILGTMSGERVAPHPVIVSATTTRVPVVDGHTASVFATLGADPGLDAVREALRAFQSVPQERHLPSAPAHPTLLVDEDDRPQPRLDVNRERGMASVVGRVRRCNLLGYKFIVLGHNTIRGAAGASLLNAELLQSEGLLSR
- a CDS encoding LysR family transcriptional regulator → MQGASGLSLQRYRLLVALADEGSVTAAARAVGISQPAFSQHLRLIEQHYGLPLLMRAGRRVVLTHAAREVVDYARRIVRLAEESERAARELVELEAGRLVVGATATVGTYLVPGALAEFRRRFPGIAVQLRLGAAAEVERWVLRGDVDLGVLGQGSGPAEGRLTPFRRDELVAVAAPGHPLATVARLGGAALAAHALIVREPASGTRRTLERALAQAGLTLRVLFELPSTEAILRSVAAGLGASVVSGLAVGERPLGLGLRVRRVAGLDLSRYFAVMKAPDVAYGPAAREFIALLERGATPPAVPAA